The following coding sequences lie in one Arthrobacter sp. PGP41 genomic window:
- a CDS encoding Trp biosynthesis-associated membrane protein, with protein sequence MTGSGPASAPTGTSGRRTPAWARKSTLVLLIAVLALAVFGTTTQTWMTVTLDPNQAGQAGAAQDALEVQGSKAATTVTALALVALAGGLAAAIAGRIARWIITAIIVLASAGIVAAAATVLASPLAAAQGSIAEATGITGSQAHVAVTAFPVLAVVAGCLLALAALVIPLAARHWKARTKYDVAATGSAAASGPVDEIDSWDRLSRGDDPT encoded by the coding sequence GTGACAGGCAGCGGACCGGCTTCAGCGCCAACGGGGACTTCCGGCAGGCGCACGCCGGCGTGGGCACGCAAGTCCACGCTGGTGCTGCTTATTGCGGTCCTGGCGCTGGCGGTCTTCGGCACCACCACCCAAACCTGGATGACCGTCACGCTCGATCCGAACCAGGCGGGACAGGCCGGGGCCGCGCAGGACGCGCTTGAGGTCCAGGGAAGCAAGGCCGCCACCACCGTCACTGCACTGGCGCTGGTGGCCCTCGCCGGCGGCCTGGCCGCAGCCATAGCGGGCAGGATCGCGCGGTGGATCATCACCGCCATCATCGTCCTGGCCTCCGCTGGAATTGTTGCCGCAGCAGCAACGGTCCTGGCCAGCCCGCTGGCGGCCGCCCAGGGCTCCATTGCGGAAGCGACCGGCATCACCGGAAGCCAGGCGCACGTTGCCGTCACTGCCTTCCCCGTCCTCGCCGTCGTCGCAGGCTGCCTGCTGGCCCTCGCCGCCCTGGTCATTCCCCTCGCCGCACGGCACTGGAAGGCGCGGACGAAATATGACGTGGCGGCCACGGGCAGCGCCGCGGCCTCCGGTCCCGTGGATGAAATCGACAGCTGGGACCGGCTGTCCCGCGGCGACGATCCCACCTGA
- a CDS encoding HGxxPAAW family protein, producing MSKAPASVSKSGTRTVAPGAIDHSQELGHGNSPAAWTCVIVMLVGALIASIAFVIASTPIFIAGAGVMVLGLILGYIMRKAGYGVEGSKLKNSGH from the coding sequence ATGAGCAAAGCACCTGCGTCCGTTTCCAAGTCCGGCACCCGAACGGTGGCCCCTGGCGCCATCGACCACAGCCAGGAACTTGGCCACGGCAACAGCCCCGCAGCCTGGACCTGCGTCATCGTCATGCTGGTGGGCGCCCTCATCGCATCCATTGCCTTCGTGATCGCCAGCACGCCCATCTTCATCGCCGGCGCCGGCGTCATGGTGCTGGGCCTGATCCTCGGTTACATCATGCGCAAGGCAGGCTACGGCGTCGAAGGCAGCAAGCTGAAGAACTCCGGCCACTGA
- the trpC gene encoding indole-3-glycerol phosphate synthase TrpC yields the protein MSTVLDDINAGVREDMAARKQLVSLAELKDLAQAAAPARDAWAALGGTSPSRNELKVIAEIKRRSPSKGDLAAIGDPASLARQYADGGASVISVLTEQRRFNGSLADLDAVRAAVDVPLLRKDFTLDEYQIWEARAHGADLILLIVAALSDAQLAEFSALSHELGMNVLVETHTEEEIERAVAAQARIIGVNVRNLKTLDVDRSVFASLAGRIPAGAVVVAESGVRDADDVTHYAASGANAVLVGEALVSHSTPRERIAEFKAAGAAAIAARG from the coding sequence ATGTCCACTGTTCTCGATGACATCAACGCTGGTGTCAGGGAGGATATGGCGGCCCGGAAGCAGCTCGTTTCGCTGGCTGAGCTGAAGGACCTGGCGCAGGCGGCGGCGCCTGCCCGCGACGCGTGGGCAGCCCTTGGCGGAACTTCCCCGTCACGGAATGAGCTCAAGGTCATCGCGGAAATCAAGCGCCGCAGCCCCTCCAAGGGTGACCTCGCCGCCATCGGCGATCCCGCGTCCCTCGCCCGGCAGTATGCCGACGGCGGTGCCTCCGTCATCAGCGTCCTCACCGAGCAGCGCCGCTTCAACGGATCCCTGGCCGACCTCGATGCGGTGCGCGCCGCCGTCGACGTTCCGCTGCTGCGGAAAGACTTCACGCTGGACGAGTACCAGATCTGGGAGGCGCGCGCCCACGGGGCGGACCTGATCCTGCTCATCGTTGCTGCGCTCTCGGACGCCCAGCTCGCCGAATTCAGTGCCCTCAGCCACGAACTTGGCATGAACGTCCTTGTGGAGACGCACACGGAAGAGGAAATCGAGCGGGCGGTGGCCGCGCAGGCGCGCATCATCGGCGTCAACGTGCGGAACCTGAAGACGCTCGACGTCGACCGTTCAGTTTTCGCTTCCCTGGCCGGGCGGATCCCGGCCGGCGCAGTGGTGGTTGCCGAGTCCGGCGTCCGCGACGCCGACGACGTCACCCACTACGCCGCAAGCGGCGCCAACGCCGTGCTCGTGGGCGAGGCGCTGGTCAGCCACTCGACGCCGCGGGAGCGGATCGCCGAGTTCAAGGCCGCCGGCGCCGCCGCCATAGCGGCCCGGGGCTGA
- the trpB gene encoding tryptophan synthase subunit beta encodes MAEAPSGNADNNAAEAFLQGGSLKHAPGPYFGSYGGRWMPESLIAALDELEETFNKAKDDPEFRAQIADLNKNYSGRPSLLTEAKRFSQHAGGVRVFLKREDLNHTGSHKINNVLGQALLAKRMGKTRVIAETGAGQHGVASATAAALMGLECVVYMGAEDCRRQALNVARMELLGATVIPVTSGSQTLKDAINDALRDWVANVDNTHYLLGTAAGAHPFPAMVRYFHEVIGEEARAQILEQAGRLPDAVCACIGGGSNAIGIFHGFLDDPSVRIYGFEAGGDGVDTGRHAATITLGKPGVLHGARSYLMQDDDGQTIESHSISAGLDYPGVGPEHSYLADIGRVSYEPITDSEAMDSFRLLCRTEGIIPAIESSHALAGAIKVGQRLAAEAAEAGGSAQDKIIIVNLSGRGDKDVATAAEWFDLLDKNSAESEIGKEGEQL; translated from the coding sequence ATGGCTGAAGCACCCTCAGGAAACGCTGACAACAACGCCGCGGAAGCATTCCTGCAGGGCGGCTCCCTCAAGCACGCCCCGGGGCCGTATTTCGGCAGCTACGGCGGACGCTGGATGCCAGAATCCCTGATCGCCGCCCTGGATGAACTCGAGGAGACGTTCAACAAGGCCAAGGACGACCCCGAATTCCGGGCGCAGATCGCGGACCTCAACAAGAACTACTCCGGCCGGCCGTCGCTGCTGACCGAAGCGAAGCGCTTTTCCCAGCATGCCGGTGGCGTCCGGGTCTTCCTCAAGCGCGAGGACCTGAACCACACGGGTTCGCACAAGATCAACAACGTGCTGGGCCAGGCGCTGCTCGCCAAGCGCATGGGCAAGACCCGCGTCATCGCCGAGACCGGCGCCGGCCAGCACGGCGTGGCAAGCGCAACCGCGGCCGCCCTGATGGGCCTTGAGTGCGTCGTCTACATGGGCGCGGAGGACTGCCGCCGCCAGGCCCTCAACGTGGCCCGCATGGAGCTCCTGGGCGCCACGGTCATTCCTGTCACCAGCGGCTCGCAGACCCTCAAGGACGCCATCAACGACGCCCTGCGGGACTGGGTGGCCAACGTGGACAACACGCACTACCTGCTGGGCACGGCCGCCGGTGCGCACCCGTTCCCTGCGATGGTCCGCTACTTCCATGAGGTCATCGGCGAAGAAGCCCGCGCCCAGATCCTTGAGCAGGCCGGACGGCTCCCGGACGCCGTCTGCGCGTGCATCGGCGGCGGCTCCAACGCCATCGGCATCTTCCACGGCTTCCTGGACGATCCGTCCGTCAGGATCTACGGCTTCGAAGCCGGCGGCGACGGCGTGGACACCGGACGCCACGCGGCCACCATTACGCTTGGCAAGCCCGGCGTCCTCCACGGTGCGCGCTCCTACCTCATGCAGGACGACGACGGCCAGACCATCGAGTCCCACTCGATCTCAGCCGGCCTCGACTACCCCGGTGTGGGCCCGGAGCACTCCTACCTCGCTGACATCGGCCGGGTGAGCTACGAGCCCATCACGGACAGCGAGGCCATGGATTCCTTCCGGCTGCTGTGCCGCACGGAGGGCATCATTCCCGCCATTGAGTCCTCGCACGCCCTGGCCGGTGCCATCAAGGTGGGGCAGCGGCTGGCTGCCGAAGCCGCCGAGGCCGGCGGTTCGGCGCAGGACAAGATAATCATCGTGAACCTTTCCGGGCGCGGGGACAAGGACGTGGCCACCGCAGCCGAATGGTTCGACCTGTTGGACAAGAATTCCGCCGAGTCGGAAATCGGCAAAGAGGGGGAGCAGCTGTGA
- the trpA gene encoding tryptophan synthase subunit alpha — MSTAQTTSKSAAAIDKARAEGRAALIGYLPAGYPSVGETIAAGIALAENGADLIEIGIPYSDPVMDGQVIQAATTEALAKGFSVRQVFDVVAGITSKTDAAVLVMTYWNPVVRMGVDEFSRRLAEAGGAGLITPDLIPDEAAEWMEASDKYGLDRVFLVAPSSTAERMQRTVDASRGFVYAVSIMGVTGARTSVSTAAKDVVAAAHAAGAERVCVGLGVSTADQVREIAAYAEGVIVGTALVAAIRDGGADAVAALTKDLSSGLRRTGLTEEEA, encoded by the coding sequence GTGAGCACTGCACAGACCACCAGCAAGTCGGCAGCGGCGATCGACAAAGCCCGTGCTGAAGGCCGCGCCGCCCTGATCGGCTACCTTCCCGCCGGCTACCCCAGCGTGGGGGAGACCATTGCCGCCGGTATTGCCCTGGCTGAGAATGGTGCGGACCTGATCGAGATCGGCATTCCCTACTCCGACCCCGTCATGGACGGCCAGGTCATCCAGGCCGCCACCACCGAGGCGCTTGCCAAGGGCTTTTCCGTGCGCCAGGTCTTTGATGTGGTTGCCGGCATCACCAGCAAGACGGACGCCGCCGTCCTGGTGATGACCTACTGGAACCCCGTGGTCCGGATGGGTGTGGACGAGTTCTCCCGCCGCCTGGCCGAAGCCGGGGGAGCAGGGCTCATCACCCCCGACCTCATCCCCGACGAGGCAGCGGAATGGATGGAGGCCTCGGATAAATACGGGCTGGACCGGGTGTTCCTCGTGGCGCCGTCCTCCACAGCCGAGCGCATGCAGCGCACCGTGGACGCGAGCCGCGGCTTCGTGTACGCCGTGTCCATCATGGGCGTCACCGGCGCGCGGACGTCCGTCAGCACTGCAGCCAAGGACGTGGTGGCGGCGGCACACGCCGCAGGAGCCGAACGTGTGTGCGTCGGGCTGGGCGTCTCCACTGCGGACCAGGTCCGCGAGATCGCCGCCTACGCCGAAGGAGTCATTGTGGGCACCGCCCTGGTGGCTGCAATCCGCGACGGCGGGGCGGACGCAGTTGCGGCCCTTACCAAGGACCTCAGCAGCGGACTGAGACGCACCGGACTGACAGAGGAAGAGGCCTAG
- the lgt gene encoding prolipoprotein diacylglyceryl transferase produces the protein MQTLLQAAAMVPASIPSPDWSGFDIPLPWGTLRIHAYALCILAGIVAGLWLTSVRWARRGAPEGSVWDIVVWAIPFGIIGGRLYHVVSSPDAYFGPGFDGTGDLSLIPQIQRGGLGIWGAVVLGVVGAWIGCRRSGVKLSAFLDAAAPGLLLAQAVGRWGNYFNQELFGGPTTLPWGLQIDADNPNFPAGTPADTLFHPTFLYESLWNVAGVVILLALDRKFNFRRSRLFWLYAMYYTLGRVWIEAMRIDDAEQISLFGITTRLNVWTSIFVFLAALVAFLLLGMKKRTEPDSPYLPGREPAGDDERKAAVEGGDEVRDPDPVVSDSESRDNLPDNQSGSRRVSVPTEEAAAAPAGPTPGPDATAAGKSGSTATGSAPEAGTTK, from the coding sequence ATGCAGACCCTCCTCCAGGCAGCAGCGATGGTGCCGGCCAGCATTCCGAGCCCGGACTGGTCCGGTTTCGACATTCCCCTGCCGTGGGGAACGCTGCGCATCCACGCCTACGCCCTGTGCATCCTGGCAGGCATCGTGGCGGGCCTGTGGCTCACTTCCGTCCGCTGGGCCAGGCGCGGCGCACCTGAAGGCAGCGTCTGGGACATTGTGGTCTGGGCCATCCCCTTCGGCATCATCGGCGGCCGCCTGTACCATGTGGTCTCGTCGCCGGACGCCTACTTCGGCCCCGGTTTCGACGGCACAGGCGACCTTTCCCTGATCCCGCAGATCCAGCGCGGCGGCCTCGGCATCTGGGGTGCCGTGGTCCTCGGCGTCGTGGGCGCGTGGATCGGCTGCCGCCGCAGCGGCGTCAAGCTCAGCGCCTTCCTGGACGCAGCGGCACCCGGGCTGCTGCTGGCCCAGGCCGTGGGCCGCTGGGGCAACTACTTCAACCAGGAACTCTTCGGCGGGCCCACCACCCTGCCGTGGGGCCTGCAGATCGACGCCGACAACCCGAACTTTCCGGCCGGAACCCCGGCGGACACACTGTTCCACCCCACGTTCCTGTACGAGTCGCTATGGAACGTGGCCGGCGTCGTCATCCTGCTCGCGCTGGACCGGAAGTTCAACTTCCGCCGCAGCCGGCTGTTCTGGCTTTATGCCATGTACTACACCCTGGGCCGGGTCTGGATCGAGGCGATGCGCATCGACGATGCCGAGCAGATCTCCCTGTTCGGCATCACCACCCGCCTGAACGTGTGGACGAGCATCTTCGTGTTCCTGGCCGCGCTCGTGGCGTTCCTCCTGCTGGGCATGAAGAAGCGGACGGAGCCGGACAGCCCCTATCTTCCGGGCCGGGAACCCGCCGGGGACGATGAACGGAAGGCGGCCGTGGAGGGTGGTGACGAGGTCCGGGATCCGGACCCTGTTGTCTCAGATAGTGAATCGCGTGATAATCTCCCTGATAACCAAAGCGGTTCCCGGCGTGTTTCCGTCCCAACGGAAGAGGCCGCGGCTGCGCCGGCGGGCCCCACGCCCGGACCGGACGCAACAGCTGCCGGAAAGTCCGGCAGCACAGCCACAGGAAGCGCGCCGGAAGCCGGCACTACCAAGTAG
- the gltB gene encoding glutamate synthase large subunit, which produces MTQTLHTPSWSEPDQPETAMSPFKRFAALPEASGLYNPEQEKDACGLAIIATLRGEPGYDIVDAALTALRNLEHRGAVGADEGTGDGAGLLMQIPDEFFRAVTEFELPAPGQYVAGTAFLPAEQREADAAKSGIEGLAADEGLKVLGWREVPIVADLVGAMARACMPYFSQPFLASATGEELDRNELDSRAWRIRKRAQNKFGVYFPSLSSRTIVYKGMLTTAQLEPFYPDLSDKRFKTKLAIVHSRFSTNTFPSWPLAQPFRTIAHNGEINTVKGNRNWMRARQSQLANPLLGETPEELYPICTPGASDSASFDEVAELLWLSGRPITHSIMMMIPEAWENHATMDPARRAFYEYHSLLMEPWDGPAAVSFTDGNLVGATLDRNGLRPGRFWITEDGLIVFASEVGVIDVEPSKVVKKGRVSPGKMFLVDTDAGRIIDDEEVKAEVAAANPWAEWVKDNLIDLNDLPEREHVVHTAASVNIRQRTFGYTTEELKILLGPMARTGAEPLGAMGSDTPVAVLSTRPRLLFDYFVQSFAQVTNPPLDAIREELVTSLTCAIGPNGNLLDTKQVRQPQVQLPFPVINNDQLAKIANIENADGDKVAMKVRGLYRPEGGENALRARLTEICEQVSGAINRGVQYVVLSDRDSNAQWAPIPSLLLVSAVHHHLLRSANRTKTALVVEAGDVRETHHVAVLIGYGASAVNPYLAMESVEQLIAAGDVTGVTPQDGVYNLIKGLGKGVLKIMSKMGISTVASYTGAQTFEALGLGQDLVDEFFAGTHSQLGGVGLDVIAAEVSARHQMAYPEGGIEQPHRPLLGGGEYQWRRDGEPHLFNPETVFRLQHATRERRYDIFKAYTRGVDDQSQNLMTLRGLLKFKNERPAVPLEEVEPVSSIVKRFSTGAMSYGSISQEAHETLAIAMNQLGGKSNTGEGGEDVDRLLDPKRRSAVKQIASGRFGVTSLYLTNADDIQIKMAQGAKPGEGGQLMAQKVYPWVARTRHSTPGVGLISPPPHHDIYSIEDLAQLIYDAKRANPSARVHVKLVSEVGIGTVAAGVTKAKADVVLVSGHDGGTGASPLNSLKHAGVPWELGLAETQQTLMLNGLRDRVVVQVDGQLKTGRDVVIAALLGGEEFGFATAPLVVEGCIMMRVCHLDTCPVGVATQNPELRARFTGKPEFVVNFFEFLAEEVREILAELGFRSLEEAIGHAEVLDARDAVNHWKADGLDLDPILHGLEFDDDAPLRNLTGQNHELDKHFDQRLITMATEALTDRSPVKIAVDVINTDRSVGTMLGHVVTKTFGTDVLATDTIDITLSGTAGQSLGAFLPAGITLRLYGDSNDYVGKGLSGGRIIVRPDRTNVFKAETNVIAGNVIGYGATSGEMFLRGQVGERFLVRNSGATAVVEGIGDHGCEYMTGGQTLIIGRTGRNFGAGMSGGTAYVLDLDSARVNKEALQSGELQLRELDAEDRDIVHGLLVKHVEETDSQLAARLLENFDDTAARITKVLPRDYAAVLQTRLDAIEEGLDPDGEEVWSRILEVTGG; this is translated from the coding sequence ATGACCCAAACTCTTCACACTCCCAGCTGGTCTGAACCAGATCAGCCTGAGACTGCCATGTCGCCGTTCAAGCGCTTCGCGGCCCTTCCGGAGGCAAGCGGGCTCTACAACCCGGAGCAGGAGAAGGACGCCTGCGGTCTTGCGATTATCGCCACCCTCCGCGGCGAACCCGGCTATGACATCGTGGACGCCGCCCTCACCGCCCTGCGCAACCTTGAGCACCGCGGTGCCGTGGGCGCGGACGAGGGCACCGGTGACGGCGCCGGCCTCCTCATGCAGATCCCGGACGAATTCTTCCGTGCAGTCACGGAATTCGAACTTCCCGCCCCCGGCCAATACGTGGCCGGCACGGCTTTCCTTCCCGCTGAACAGCGCGAGGCCGACGCCGCCAAGTCCGGCATCGAGGGCCTCGCGGCTGACGAGGGCCTGAAGGTCCTCGGCTGGCGCGAAGTGCCTATCGTCGCAGACCTGGTGGGTGCCATGGCACGCGCCTGCATGCCCTACTTCTCCCAGCCGTTCCTGGCGTCCGCTACCGGCGAGGAGCTGGACCGCAACGAACTTGACTCCCGGGCCTGGCGGATCCGCAAGCGCGCCCAGAACAAGTTCGGCGTCTACTTCCCGTCGCTGTCCTCGCGCACCATCGTCTACAAGGGCATGCTCACCACTGCCCAGCTGGAGCCGTTCTACCCGGACCTCTCGGACAAGCGCTTCAAGACCAAGCTCGCGATCGTCCACTCGCGCTTCTCCACCAACACCTTCCCGTCCTGGCCCCTGGCCCAGCCGTTCCGCACCATCGCCCACAACGGTGAGATCAACACCGTCAAGGGCAACCGGAACTGGATGCGCGCCCGCCAGTCCCAGCTCGCCAACCCGCTGCTGGGCGAGACGCCGGAAGAGCTGTACCCCATCTGCACCCCGGGTGCCTCGGACTCCGCGTCCTTCGACGAGGTAGCCGAGCTGCTGTGGCTCTCCGGCCGCCCCATCACGCACTCCATCATGATGATGATCCCCGAGGCCTGGGAAAACCACGCCACCATGGATCCTGCCCGCCGTGCGTTCTACGAGTACCACTCCCTCCTGATGGAGCCGTGGGACGGCCCGGCGGCCGTCTCCTTCACGGACGGCAACCTCGTGGGCGCCACCCTGGACCGCAACGGCCTTCGCCCTGGCCGCTTCTGGATCACCGAGGACGGCCTGATCGTCTTCGCCTCTGAGGTGGGCGTCATCGACGTTGAACCCTCCAAGGTGGTTAAGAAGGGCCGCGTTTCCCCGGGCAAGATGTTCCTGGTGGACACTGACGCAGGCCGCATCATTGACGACGAAGAGGTCAAGGCCGAAGTCGCCGCCGCCAACCCGTGGGCGGAGTGGGTCAAGGACAACCTGATCGACCTCAACGACCTTCCCGAGCGCGAGCACGTGGTCCACACCGCCGCGTCGGTGAATATCCGCCAGCGCACCTTCGGCTACACCACCGAGGAACTGAAGATCCTGCTCGGCCCGATGGCCCGCACCGGCGCCGAGCCGCTGGGCGCCATGGGCTCGGACACCCCGGTGGCCGTGCTGTCCACGCGCCCGCGCCTGCTCTTCGACTACTTCGTGCAGTCCTTCGCGCAGGTGACCAACCCGCCGCTGGACGCCATCCGCGAAGAACTGGTCACGTCGCTGACCTGTGCCATCGGGCCCAACGGGAACCTCCTGGACACCAAGCAGGTGCGCCAGCCGCAGGTGCAGCTTCCGTTCCCGGTGATCAATAACGACCAGCTCGCGAAGATCGCCAACATCGAGAACGCCGACGGCGACAAGGTGGCCATGAAGGTCCGCGGGCTTTACCGCCCGGAGGGCGGCGAGAACGCGCTCCGCGCCCGCCTCACCGAGATCTGCGAGCAGGTGTCCGGTGCCATCAACCGCGGCGTCCAGTACGTAGTGCTGTCCGACCGCGACTCCAACGCGCAGTGGGCGCCCATCCCGTCGCTGCTGCTTGTCAGTGCCGTGCACCACCACTTGCTCCGCAGCGCCAACCGCACCAAGACCGCACTGGTGGTCGAGGCCGGCGACGTCCGCGAAACGCACCATGTGGCAGTCCTGATTGGCTACGGCGCTTCCGCCGTCAACCCGTACCTGGCCATGGAATCCGTGGAGCAGCTCATCGCGGCCGGCGACGTCACCGGGGTCACCCCGCAGGACGGGGTCTACAACCTGATCAAGGGCCTCGGCAAGGGCGTCCTGAAGATCATGTCCAAGATGGGCATCTCCACGGTGGCCTCCTACACCGGCGCCCAGACGTTCGAGGCGCTTGGTTTGGGCCAGGACCTCGTGGACGAATTCTTCGCCGGCACCCACTCGCAGCTTGGCGGCGTGGGCCTGGACGTCATCGCCGCCGAAGTTTCGGCCCGCCACCAGATGGCCTACCCCGAAGGCGGCATCGAACAGCCCCACCGCCCGCTGCTGGGCGGCGGCGAATACCAGTGGCGCCGCGACGGCGAGCCCCACCTGTTCAACCCGGAGACCGTCTTCCGTCTGCAGCACGCAACCCGTGAGCGCCGCTACGACATCTTCAAGGCGTACACCCGCGGCGTGGACGACCAGTCGCAGAACCTGATGACCCTCCGCGGCCTCCTCAAGTTCAAGAACGAGCGCCCCGCCGTTCCGCTCGAGGAAGTGGAGCCGGTCTCCAGCATCGTCAAGCGCTTCTCCACCGGTGCCATGAGCTACGGCTCAATCTCCCAGGAGGCCCACGAAACGCTGGCCATCGCCATGAACCAGCTGGGCGGCAAGTCCAACACCGGCGAAGGCGGCGAGGACGTGGACCGCCTGCTCGATCCGAAGCGCCGTTCCGCGGTCAAGCAGATCGCGTCCGGCCGTTTCGGCGTGACCAGCCTGTACCTGACCAACGCCGACGACATCCAGATCAAGATGGCCCAGGGCGCCAAGCCCGGCGAGGGCGGCCAGCTGATGGCGCAGAAGGTCTACCCGTGGGTGGCCCGCACCCGCCACTCGACCCCCGGCGTCGGGCTCATTTCCCCGCCCCCGCACCACGACATCTACTCGATCGAGGACCTCGCGCAGCTGATTTATGACGCCAAGCGCGCCAACCCCTCTGCCCGGGTGCACGTCAAGCTCGTCTCCGAGGTGGGCATCGGCACAGTTGCCGCCGGTGTCACCAAGGCGAAGGCCGACGTCGTACTGGTCTCCGGCCACGACGGCGGAACCGGCGCCTCGCCGCTGAACTCGCTCAAGCATGCCGGTGTCCCGTGGGAGCTCGGCCTGGCCGAGACCCAGCAGACCCTGATGCTCAATGGCCTGCGCGACCGCGTGGTGGTGCAGGTGGACGGCCAGCTCAAGACCGGCCGCGACGTTGTGATCGCGGCGCTGCTGGGCGGCGAGGAGTTCGGCTTCGCCACTGCCCCGCTGGTGGTTGAAGGCTGCATCATGATGCGCGTCTGCCATCTGGACACCTGTCCGGTGGGCGTCGCGACGCAGAACCCCGAGCTGCGTGCCCGCTTCACCGGCAAGCCGGAGTTCGTGGTCAACTTCTTCGAGTTCCTGGCCGAGGAAGTCCGCGAGATCCTGGCGGAGCTGGGCTTCCGCAGCCTTGAGGAGGCCATCGGCCACGCCGAGGTCCTCGACGCCCGCGACGCCGTCAACCACTGGAAGGCTGACGGCCTGGACCTGGACCCCATCCTGCACGGGCTGGAGTTCGACGACGACGCCCCGCTGCGGAACCTGACCGGCCAGAACCACGAGCTGGACAAGCACTTCGACCAGCGCCTGATCACCATGGCCACCGAGGCGCTGACCGACCGCAGCCCGGTGAAGATCGCCGTCGACGTCATCAACACCGACCGCTCTGTGGGCACCATGCTGGGCCACGTCGTGACCAAGACGTTCGGCACGGATGTCCTGGCGACGGACACGATCGACATCACCCTCAGCGGCACCGCAGGTCAGTCGCTGGGCGCCTTCCTGCCCGCAGGCATCACCCTGCGGCTGTACGGCGACTCGAACGACTACGTGGGCAAGGGCCTCTCCGGCGGCCGCATCATCGTCCGCCCGGACCGGACCAACGTGTTCAAGGCGGAGACGAATGTCATCGCCGGCAACGTGATTGGTTACGGCGCCACCAGCGGCGAGATGTTCCTGCGGGGCCAGGTGGGCGAACGCTTCCTGGTCCGCAATTCAGGTGCCACCGCCGTCGTGGAAGGCATCGGCGACCACGGCTGCGAGTACATGACCGGCGGCCAGACGCTGATCATCGGCCGCACGGGCCGGAACTTCGGCGCCGGTATGTCCGGCGGAACCGCTTACGTGCTGGACCTGGACTCCGCCCGGGTCAACAAGGAAGCCCTGCAGTCCGGCGAACTCCAGCTCCGCGAACTGGACGCCGAGGACCGCGACATCGTGCACGGCCTGCTGGTCAAGCACGTTGAAGAAACTGATTCCCAGCTGGCTGCGCGCCTCCTCGAGAATTTCGATGACACCGCTGCCCGCATTACCAAGGTGCTGCCGCGGGACTACGCGGCCGTGCTGCAAACCCGTCTCGACGCCATCGAAGAGGGCCTGGACCCCGACGGCGAAGAAGTATGGTCTCGAATCCTGGAGGTGACCGGTGGCTGA